The following DNA comes from Anaerostipes rhamnosivorans.
CAGCCAGAGCAATTTTTATGAGATCACCAGGCAGGTAGGGGATAACTCCTGCTGCCAGGCCCTGCATCGGCGTCAGGTGTATCTGTGTACAAAGCCATACTGTTCCAAACAGATATGCTGCCAGAGTTCCCAGGATCATCCCTGCAGACTGTATGCTCCTTTTCCCTTTTGAACGGTCGATCATGAATCCACAGATGGCTGCTGTCAATATAAATCCGATCAGATATCCTCCTGTAGGACCTGCAAGCTTTGATAATCCTCCGGAAAAAGCTGAAAATACCGGGAGACCTGCTGTCCCAAGCAGCAGGTAAATCACATAACTTACCGTCCCAAGCCTGCAGCCCAGAGCATAAGCAGTCAGATAGATTGCCAAATTGGTAAGTGAGATGGGCACCGGCGTAAACGGCAGCGGAACTGTGAGCGGTCCCACAACACAGATCAGCGCTGCCATCAATCCAATGAGTGTCATCTGTTTGATTTCTAGTTTTTTCATCATCCTACTCCTCTTTCTAGTTTAATGTATATCCAAGCTGGATCAATAATTGTCTGTCTCCCTCTGTCTTATTTCCCGACGTGGTGAGCATGTCCCCCGTTATGGCTCCGTTGGCCCCGGATAGAAATGCTTTCCTTCCGTTTTCCTCCATCACATTGCGTCCTGCCGCCAGACGGATCTCCGCTTTTGGGTTTAAAAACCGGAAGACAGCAACAGTTCGGAGAATTTCTTCTTCCTTAAGCCTCTGCCGATTTTCCAAAGGGGTTCCCGGGATCGGGGTGAGTACATTGATGGGAATCGAATCCACTTTCAGTCCTGCCAGGTCAAGAGCCATGGATATCCTGTCCTCCATTGTCTCCCCCATACCGATGATTCCTCCAGAACAGATCTCAAGGCCCGCTTTCTTTGCCCTTTGAATATTCTCTATCTTATCGTCATATGTATGTGTAGAACAGACCTGAGGGAAAAACCTTCTGGAGGTTTCCAGATTACAATGGTACCGGTTAACTCCGTTTTCCTTTAGCTTTAAAAAAGCTTCATGCGATAAAAGTCCATGGGAAGCGCACAAGGAAAGGCTGCTCTGTGCAGACATGCCACGGTATGCTTCCAAAGCTTTTAAAAAATCATCTCCGCCAATGCTTTTTCCCGCAGTCACGATAGAATAACGGTGCACCCCCTTCTGCTCCTGCGCTTTACAATCCTTTATAATTTCAGCTGCGGGCAAAAAGGCATATTCTTCTGCCCTAGTCTGATGATAGGAGGATTGTGCGCAGAACCTGCAGTCTTCGCTGCACCTTCCGCTTTTTCCGTTAATGATCGTACACAGATCTCCGTGATCTCCACAGAAATACTTCCTCAACCTGTCTGCCGAACGGCACAGCTCTGTCAGATCCGAATCCATCAAGATCTTCAGATCCTCTGTT
Coding sequences within:
- a CDS encoding biotin transporter BioY, with the translated sequence MKKLEIKQMTLIGLMAALICVVGPLTVPLPFTPVPISLTNLAIYLTAYALGCRLGTVSYVIYLLLGTAGLPVFSAFSGGLSKLAGPTGGYLIGFILTAAICGFMIDRSKGKRSIQSAGMILGTLAAYLFGTVWLCTQIHLTPMQGLAAGVIPYLPGDLIKIALAAAVGNSIRQTVKKTASAVS
- the bioB gene encoding biotin synthase BioB → MLKDLTERILSGGEVFFETEDLKILMDSDLTELCRSADRLRKYFCGDHGDLCTIINGKSGRCSEDCRFCAQSSYHQTRAEEYAFLPAAEIIKDCKAQEQKGVHRYSIVTAGKSIGGDDFLKALEAYRGMSAQSSLSLCASHGLLSHEAFLKLKENGVNRYHCNLETSRRFFPQVCSTHTYDDKIENIQRAKKAGLEICSGGIIGMGETMEDRISMALDLAGLKVDSIPINVLTPIPGTPLENRQRLKEEEILRTVAVFRFLNPKAEIRLAAGRNVMEENGRKAFLSGANGAITGDMLTTSGNKTEGDRQLLIQLGYTLN